Within the Pseudarthrobacter sp. W1I19 genome, the region CACCGAGGTGTTCCAGGAGAGCACGGTGATCCTGGTGGCGCGCGGCCACAAACTGGCAGGACGGGACCAGGTGAGCATGGAGGACCTGCGCAACGAGTCGTGGATCGTCCGGGCAGAAGCCCACCCTGTGGTGGAAGTCCTGCAGCGTTCCGCGCACGACGCCGGCTTTGAACCGACCATCGGCTTCCTGGCCAACGACTACCAGGAAGCCCAGGCGATGGTGAGCGTAGGCATGGGCGTGGCGATGGTGCCCAAGACCGCCGTGTCACTCCAGCATCCCGACGTCAGAGTCCTCAGCCTCGGCGCCGCAGCACCCCTGCGGCGGATCCTGCTGGCCCAGCGCCAGGATAAGGTCTACGCCCCGGCCGAGGTAGCCTTCCACTCGACGCTGCTTGAGGTTGCCCGCGAACGGGCCGGGGACTACCTCTAATCCAGCGCCGGCGAGTACGCGGTGAACCCCGCGCGCAGCCGGACCCCGGAGGAACCGATCATCAAAATGTCCTCCCACAGCACCAGGAACGAACCCCGGTGCCGCCACCGCAGCAGGGACGGCAGCGGCCAGGGCTGCCGAAGGCCCGTCCGCTCGTAGCCCAGGAAGGAGGCCGCACTGTGCGGGCTGACCACGAGACCGAGCAGGCGCGCCTCGGCCAAAAGCTGCCCCGGCTCGCCGTCCACCACGAACCGCGCGTCGGCCACCCTGCCCAGGCGCGTGCCGCCGTCGTCATGGACATCCATGCCCAGCAGGTCACCGAGGATCATGGTGGCCTCCCGGGATC harbors:
- a CDS encoding PRC-barrel domain-containing protein gives rise to the protein MILGDLLGMDVHDDGGTRLGRVADARFVVDGEPGQLLAEARLLGLVVSPHSAASFLGYERTGLRQPWPLPSLLRWRHRGSFLVLWEDILMIGSSGVRLRAGFTAYSPALD